The genomic interval GCGTCTACAGCAACCAGATCGGCGCCTCCAATCGTTACGATTATATGGTGCTGCGCGGGTTTTCGGACGGCAGTCTGGATAACGTCTATCTGGACGGGCTGAAATTGATGGGCGACACCAACTCCTACAGCTCGCTGGTGATCGACCCCTGGTTCCTCGACAGTATCGAGGTGGTGCGCGGCCCGGCGTCGGTATTGTATGGACGCGCCTCCCCCGGCGGCATTGTGGCGCTCAATTCGCGCCAGCCCTCGTTCGAACGCAGCGGCCAGATCCGGCTTTCCGCCGGCAATAACGGGCAGCGCAGCGCCGCGTTTGACGTCACCGGGCCCGTTGATGATAACGAGCGGCTGGCGTTCCGCCTTGACGGGTTGGTGCGCGAGGCCGATACCCAATTCGGCCCACTCAAAGAGAAGCGTTATGCGCTGGCGCCGAGCCTGACGTGGCGCGTCTCCGACCGGACACGTCTGGAGCTGATGGCCTACTTCCAGCATGACCCCGATGGCGGCAGTCACTCCGGTTTGCCTTATGAAGGCACCGTCGTTGAGCACAATGGCCAGAAGATTTCGAACACCTTCTATGAAGGCGAAGAGAATGATGAAAAGTTCGATCGTCGGCAAACGATGCTGGGTTACAACCTCGAACACCGTTTCGACAACAGCTGGTCGGTACGCCAGAAGCTGCGTTATCTAAACAGCCATGTGACGCTGAATCAGGTTTATGCCTACGGCTGGAGCAGCGGCAATACCCTGAACCGCTATTACTCCGGCGGGGAAGAGTCGCTGTCGGCGGTGACGTTGGATAATCAACTGGATGGCAGCTTCGATACCGGCCCGCTGGGCCATCGCGTATTGGTGGGGATCGACTATCAGCAGCGCGACAATGATGTGACCTGGTATTCGGGGACGTTCCCGGCCATTGATGCGTTTAACCCAGTTTACGGCGCGTCGTCGACCTACATGGGGCTTTCAAGCCTGGGAACGCATAAGCTGCGTCAGACCGGCGCTTACCTCCAGGATCAGATGTCCTGGGACAACTGGCGTTTCACGCTGGGCGGCCGCTACGACACCGTCAGGTTGGAGAGCATCGACAAGCTGAACGGCGCCGACGATGCGATGGATCGAAACCACTTCAGTTCCCGTGCCGCATTGCTTTACCTGTTCAACAATGGCATTGCGCCTTACGTCAGCTATTCCACCGCCTTCACGCCGACCAGCTTTACCGATGCCGACGGCAAATTGCTGGAACCGATGAAAGGCCAGCAATGGGAAACCGGGCTGAAATTCCAGCCTGAAGGCTCGAAGAGCCAATACAGCGCGTCGGTATTCCGCATCAACCAGAAAAACATCGCCACCAAAGTGCAGCCGACCGACCCTTATACCTCGATCGGCGAAATCGAATCGCAAGGGGTAGAGCTGGAAGCGGTCGGTCATATTACCGATAGCCTGCGCGTGCAGACGGCCTATACCTACACCGATATCCGCTACAAGAAGAGCAGCCTGACCGAGCAAGGCAAGCAGGCGGTGTATGCGCCGCGCAATCAGGTTAGCACCTGGGCCAGCTACGATGTTCATCGCGGCCCGCTGGATGGGCTGACCATCGGCGCCGGGGTGCGTTACGTCAACGGCATTACGACGGATCGCGCCAATACTTACCGGCTGCCGTCCTACACGCTGGTGGATATGGCGATCGGCTATGATCTGTCGAAAGTCGGCCTGAAAGGGTTGAGCACGCAGCTTAACGTCAACAACCTGACCGACAAGCGCTATATCGCCGCCTGTAATTCGCTGGAGTTCTGTTACTTCGGCGCGGAACGCAGCATCGTCGCCAGTATGTCGTATGCATTTTGACCGGTGAGGTGCCGAACCGTCAGGCGCCGGCAGCCTTCATCACACGATGTTAATCGCAGGGAAGAGTCAAACATCCGCGCCAGAGATGGCGCGGTTCGCGCTGACAGGGAGGCACTGGCGGCGCCTGTACATTCCATCCATTATTGCCGCATTGCCGCACGTCGTCAGGAACGCTACGGGCCAAGCGGATGGTGTTCGCACAGAAAATCGATAAAGGCGCGCAACTTGGGCAGCATATGGCGGTTATCCGGCCACAACAGGGAAAAGTGCCCGCCGGTCGTGGTATGCGCCGTCAATAGCGCAGTGAGTCGCCCATCCTGTAGCTCTTGTCGGACGGCGAAGTCCGGGACATAAGCAATCCCCAGCCCTTGTATCGTGGCTGAAAGCTGAGCTTCCAGATTGGAAAACACCAGTTTTTCCGACAGCGCGGCCATAGCAACGCCGGGGATGTCCCACTGCATCAACTGCCCGGTACGGGAAAAACGGTAGTGCAGACAGCGGTGTTGGCTTAGCTGTTGCGGTGTCGTCGGCGCGCCATAGCGCTGTAAGTAGTCCGGTGCCGCGACCAGCAACAGACGATAGCTGCCCAGCCGTCGGCTACGGAGCTGTGAGTCCTCCAGCGTACCGCTGCGGATGGCCACGTCCACGCCTTCGCCGATCACATCCACCAGCCGATCGGTAAAATCCAAATCCAGTTCGATGTCCGGATAGTGGGACACAAATTGCGGCAGGCACGGCAGCAGCATGCGATAGCCGATAGCGGGCAGGCTGATGCGCAGCCGTCCTGCGGGGTTGCCGGTGAGCTGCGCCAGCGCGAATTGCGTCTCTTCGAGGTCGACGGCGATGCGTCTGGCTCGCTCATAGAACAGTTGTCCTTCATCCGTCAGGCTGAGCTGCCGGGTACTGCGGTTCAGCAACCTGACGCCCAGCGTGCTTTCCAGCCGCGCCACGCTTTTGCCGACGGCGGAGGCGGAGATCCCCAGCCGCGCCGAGGCGCTGGCAAAGCTGCCGCTTTCCACCGCTTTCACGAATGCCATCATGCCGCTCAAACTTTCGATGCCGTTCATTCCGGATTTTTTGTCCTGTCAGTGGGGATTTGCAGGGTATTTTTGCCATTAACCCGCCGTTTTATCCTGTCAGCCTATCACAAATGAATGAGGGCATTGGGTAATGAAAGTGGGATCGCAGGTTAGGTTTAGTCGTGCGGGTTCGCTGGTGGCCGTCTGTCTGGCGAGCAGCATTTTGCCGCTCAATTTTACCGGCGGCGTACTGGCGATCCCGGCGATTGCCCATGAGATGGGCGGGCCGCCGCAGGCGCTGAATTGGGTATCGAATGCGTTTATGCTGGCGTTCGGCAGTTTGCTGATGACGATGGGATCGCTGGCGGACAACCACGGTCGCAGGCGGCTATTTATTGCGGGCGTGGTGGTTTTTACCTGTGCATCGCTGTTGATCGGTTTTTCGCCCAACATCCTGATACTGGATCTCTGGCGTGCGGTACAAGGGGCTGCCGGCGCCGCCATGCTGGCGGGCGGTGCGGCGGCGCTGGCGGATGCGTTTGAGGGGGCGGCCAGGTTACGCGCGTTCGGCATGCAGGGCACCAGTTTCGGCATCGGGCTGTCGTGCGGGCCGGTACTGGCCGGTTATCTGGTGGAGCAGGGCGGATGGCGCAGTGTTTTCCTGTTGTCGGTGCTGATCGGCGGGCTGGCGACGTTGGCGGGAAAACGCTGGATGCGGGAGTCGAGCGCCGCGCGGCCCAATCCGCTG from Musicola paradisiaca NCPPB 2511 carries:
- the foxA gene encoding ferrioxamine B receptor FoxA, with translation MFRKTRLALMVGYLTGGFAASAMAADAVKSASSAEQPQNETIVVTAPTQSGATKLATPDIETPQSVSIVTREQAQEQGATSVRQAVSYTPGVYSNQIGASNRYDYMVLRGFSDGSLDNVYLDGLKLMGDTNSYSSLVIDPWFLDSIEVVRGPASVLYGRASPGGIVALNSRQPSFERSGQIRLSAGNNGQRSAAFDVTGPVDDNERLAFRLDGLVREADTQFGPLKEKRYALAPSLTWRVSDRTRLELMAYFQHDPDGGSHSGLPYEGTVVEHNGQKISNTFYEGEENDEKFDRRQTMLGYNLEHRFDNSWSVRQKLRYLNSHVTLNQVYAYGWSSGNTLNRYYSGGEESLSAVTLDNQLDGSFDTGPLGHRVLVGIDYQQRDNDVTWYSGTFPAIDAFNPVYGASSTYMGLSSLGTHKLRQTGAYLQDQMSWDNWRFTLGGRYDTVRLESIDKLNGADDAMDRNHFSSRAALLYLFNNGIAPYVSYSTAFTPTSFTDADGKLLEPMKGQQWETGLKFQPEGSKSQYSASVFRINQKNIATKVQPTDPYTSIGEIESQGVELEAVGHITDSLRVQTAYTYTDIRYKKSSLTEQGKQAVYAPRNQVSTWASYDVHRGPLDGLTIGAGVRYVNGITTDRANTYRLPSYTLVDMAIGYDLSKVGLKGLSTQLNVNNLTDKRYIAACNSLEFCYFGAERSIVASMSYAF
- a CDS encoding LysR family transcriptional regulator, which produces MESLSGMMAFVKAVESGSFASASARLGISASAVGKSVARLESTLGVRLLNRSTRQLSLTDEGQLFYERARRIAVDLEETQFALAQLTGNPAGRLRISLPAIGYRMLLPCLPQFVSHYPDIELDLDFTDRLVDVIGEGVDVAIRSGTLEDSQLRSRRLGSYRLLLVAAPDYLQRYGAPTTPQQLSQHRCLHYRFSRTGQLMQWDIPGVAMAALSEKLVFSNLEAQLSATIQGLGIAYVPDFAVRQELQDGRLTALLTAHTTTGGHFSLLWPDNRHMLPKLRAFIDFLCEHHPLGP